In the Oncorhynchus gorbuscha isolate QuinsamMale2020 ecotype Even-year linkage group LG05, OgorEven_v1.0, whole genome shotgun sequence genome, one interval contains:
- the LOC124035570 gene encoding nuclear envelope phosphatase-regulatory subunit 1 isoform X2, producing MNSLEQAEDLKAFERRLTEYVSCLQPATGRWRMILIVVSVCTATGAWNWLIDPDTQKVSFFSSLWNHPFFTISCITLIALFFAGIHKRVVAPSIIAARCRTVLAEYNMSCDDTGKLILKPRPHIQ from the exons ATCTAAAAGCTTTTGAGAGAAGATTAACAGAATACGTCTCCTGTTTGCAACCTGCAACTGGGAGGTGGCGAA TGATTCTAATAGTGGTCTCTGTTTGTACTGCAACTGGAGCCTGGAACTGGTTGATAGACCCTGACACACAGAAG GTGTCTTTTTTCTCATCGTTGTGGAACCATCCGTTCTTTACCATCAGCTGCATCACTTTGATCGCTCTGTTCTTTGCTGGAATACACAAGCGAGTCGTTGCACCATCAAT TATTGCAGCTCGCTGTCGGACAGTTTTAGCGGAATACAACATGTCCTGCGATGAT ACGGGGAAACTAATTCTCAAACCACGGCCACACATCCAATAA
- the LOC124035570 gene encoding nuclear envelope phosphatase-regulatory subunit 1 isoform X1: MNSLEQAEGSQHDLKAFERRLTEYVSCLQPATGRWRMILIVVSVCTATGAWNWLIDPDTQKVSFFSSLWNHPFFTISCITLIALFFAGIHKRVVAPSIIAARCRTVLAEYNMSCDDTGKLILKPRPHIQ, from the exons ATCTAAAAGCTTTTGAGAGAAGATTAACAGAATACGTCTCCTGTTTGCAACCTGCAACTGGGAGGTGGCGAA TGATTCTAATAGTGGTCTCTGTTTGTACTGCAACTGGAGCCTGGAACTGGTTGATAGACCCTGACACACAGAAG GTGTCTTTTTTCTCATCGTTGTGGAACCATCCGTTCTTTACCATCAGCTGCATCACTTTGATCGCTCTGTTCTTTGCTGGAATACACAAGCGAGTCGTTGCACCATCAAT TATTGCAGCTCGCTGTCGGACAGTTTTAGCGGAATACAACATGTCCTGCGATGAT ACGGGGAAACTAATTCTCAAACCACGGCCACACATCCAATAA
- the LOC124035568 gene encoding HEAT repeat-containing protein 3-like: protein MGKSKNNKFRRPQFNAEGLSVTAVKEMEPDHGEVFDGVDSPTGELLEKLQSPSADMREFACASISRLVQQSQTIPGFLQRDAVRRLGPLMLDRSLAVRETATGALRNLSACGGHEVCDDMVKQDVMTPLTALLRECCAGFETNAALSLKGQKNTVEDVANEAVNLLWNLCESSSQALSVFNKAGILDVILQCLERHTHNIKLALSAAHCLHTVTEDNAELLCSMNNAVLGTLESVLLSSQADMAHTLLRTLAAGSVWNLKSSLPTAHQAQTLTTLMATLSQCLELDAGTLIPQLRQAEVARSATASEAGNMEDHQAAAGNMPVEEMEDDEEEGVGLRRNGKATKIDTDFSDLLPRGKEELREATALLTAQQTSLEIIVNMCCSDDPSDDEWEEASSSDESEMCPDGLSEGNTSLLSPLCLSAEVHTALINHNIPEKVLKKTQFPSSEAMDVCRHNPTWKILIKKMHRVQYRALTCLHNMLSTMDAESLGGAAALQAVAQHLSTLVFSPPEIPKEEEFLEAVTSAMRSLLQIIAYMKIPQCMTPQQLMSLSEAATCCDVVSVRVNALAILGITGSTLAKENGTAETLQMIGNALLQVATKDANLVVCGEALDALFDVFADGDEAERAAENINLLSALKALQPVFKAKIRKEGKGKYSPEQLCVLDNIKVNLRRFIGYLETVVKK, encoded by the exons ATGGGCAAAAGTAAGAATAACAAATTTAGACGTCCACAGTTCAACGCAGAGGGACTGTCGGTAACTGCTGTAAAGGAAATGGAACCGGACCACGGTGAAGTCTTCGATGGAGTCGACTCTCCAACTGGGGAGTTACTGGAGAAA ttGCAGAGTCCCAGTGCAGACATGCGTGAGTTTGCCTGTGCCAGCATATCACGCCTCGTGCAACAGAGCCAGACCATCCCAGGCTTCCTCCAGCGGGATGCGGTGAGACGTCTCGGGCCCCTAATGCTGGATCGCAGCCTGGCCGTCAGGGAGACTGCCACAGGGGCACTCAG GAACCTGAGTGCCTGTGGGGGTCATGAGGTGTGTGACGACATGGTGAAACAGGACGTCATGACTCCTCTGACTGCTCTGCTTCGAGAG TGCTGTGCTGGGTTTGAAACCAACGCTGCCCTCTCGTTAAAAGGGCAGAAAAACACAGTGGAAGATGTAGCCAATGAAGCAGTTAACTTGCTGTGGAATCTCTG TGAGAGCAGTAGCCAGGCACTCTCTGTGTTCAACAAAGCAGGCATTCTGGATGTTATCCTACAGTGTCTGGAGCGACACACTCACAACATCAAGCTGGCTTTGTCTGCAG CCCACTGTTTGCACACAGTGACTGAGGACAACGCAGAGTTGCTGTGTAGTATGAACAATGCTGTATTAGGGACTCTAGAGAGTGTGCTGCTATCCTCACAGGCGGACATGGCTCACACACTGCTCAGGACACTGGCTGCAG GGTCAGTGTGGAACCTGAAGAGCAGCCTGCCCACGGCCCACCAGGCTCAGACCCTCACCACCCTGATGGCCACCCTGTCCCAGTGCTTGGAGCTGGATGCTGGCACACTGATACCCCAGCTCCGCCAGGCTGAGGTGGCCCGCAGTGCCACTGCCTCAGAGGCAGGGAACATGGAGGACCACCAGGCAGCTGCAGGGAATATGCCtgtagaggagatggaggatgatgaggaggagggggttggACTGAGGAGGAATGGAAAGGCAACCAAGATAGATACAGACTTCTCTGACCTCCTGCCT AGGGGCAAGGAGGAGCTGAGGGAGGCGACGGCCTTGCTGACAGCCCAGCAGACGTCCTTGGAGATCATCGTCAACATGTGCTGCTCTGATG ACCCGTCAGACGATGAGTGGGAGGAGGCGTCGAGCAGCGACGAGAGTGAGATGTGTCCTGACGGCCTCTCTGAAGGGAACACCAGCCTCCTGTCCCCACTGTGTCTGTCTGCTGAGGTCCACACGGCTCTGATCAACCACAACATCCCAGAGAAG GTTCTCAAGAAGACCCAGTTCCCCAGCAGCGAGGCGATGGACGTATGTCGTCACAATCCCACCTGGAAAATCTTGATAAAAAA GATGCATCGGGTGCAGTACAGGGCCCTGACGTGCCTTCACAACATGCTGTCTACTATGGACGCTGAGTCCCTAGGGGGAGCAGCAGCTCTTCAGGCTGTCGCACAACACCTGTCCACGCTGGTCTTCAGTCCTCCAG AGATCCCTAAGGAGGAGGAATTCCTTGAGGCAGTTACCAGTGCCATGCGATCCCTCTTACAGATCATAGCCTATATGAAAATCCCACAG TGTATGACCCCCCAGCAGCTGATGAGCCTGAGCGAGGCAGCGACCTGCTGTGACGTGGTCAGTGTGAGAGTGAACGCTCTGGCCATCCTAGGCATCACAGGAAGCACACTGGCTAAAGAGAATGGGACAGCTGAAACTCTACAG ATGATTGGCAATGCCTTACTCCAAGTTGCAACAAAGGATGCCAACCTTGTGGTTTGTGGAGAAGCCCTGGATGCTCTGTTTGATGTTTTTGCGGATGGAGACGAGGCAGAGAGGGCAGCTGAAAACATCAACTTACTGTCTGCTCTGAAGGCACTTCAACCTGTCTTCAAGGCTAAG ATTCGTAAAGAGGGGAAGGGAAAGTACAGCCCTGAGCAGCTGTGTGTGCTGGACAACATCAAAGTCAACCTAAGAAGGTTTATTGGCTACTTGGAGACTGTGGTGAAAAAATGA